The sequence ggttttttttctGCGTATAGTACGCGATTTCCCGCTCGCTCATTTGTAAATCGGATAAACCAACATTTATAATTGAAAAAATTAACACCATTCTAATTGGCATTAGCACCTAAGAAGCTCGTTATTAGAATAAGTACAGGAGAACAATTTAATCCATTAACAAAACATGAATAGATTGTTcccttataattttatttctaagatATTGCATAAGTTTTATCGCCGTAGAACAAAAAAAGATGTccagataaacaaaacaatCGAAAAGAAGGTttcgtaattttttataattcctcgtaatactcctatagttttcaAAGGAGTTGGAGCTACTTGATGTAGAATATGTAAGATAATGTTTAGTTTATGAATTGTTAATAAATGTCTTCTCAAGTAAGCGTCATAAGGCGTCGTAAGAATAAAGTACGCCAAACCGCTTAAACGACTTTTAGAAATAAGAATTAATATTACAGTATTTTTACAGCGGTCACGGCGGCATTCACAAGAGCAATGCAGCTATGTCAGCTCTGACTCTGCTAGCGTTTCTTTTCTTTTTGCACATCCTTCAGCAATGCCTGAGGGACCACATGACCGCCATGCAACAACCGCAACTCATGGTAATGACAGGCGGCCGCATAGGAGAAGAAAACATCTCTAAAAGGgcggatataaaaaaaatcgacaaaagCGGTGACATTTCAACGAATGACGAGAAACAATCTCAAGCGGACCGCAAcgaaaatgataataaaaatactttctaTGACGATGAAACGTCcgaagataaatatttaatgaaagtaATCACGGCAGATAAAGCGCCGAAAACGGGAacgcaaaaatataaatataattttaaaagttatagCAACCGAAGTTCCGGGTTTCCGAAATTTGTCAGTGCCTCCCACGACTATCATTGAATAGAGATATTAGAGATTATCGTGAGctgaataatataaacaaataaaaaatctgtAATCCTTATAACGCTTTTATTAccttcatgtttaaaaatatacaccTTATTCGGTTTAATTGTAATGAAATAAGACATCAAGCTCCTAAGCTCAAATACCTTTTTTCCAATTCGAGTTCTACTTTCATAAATGAaagatgcggttttttttttcatttgtactGGCAATTGTTGTACACATGGTGTATTCAGGAGCTTGGTGCCTTACTATCCAGTTGCGAAAAATTCATATATCCATTGGCGAGTCCTAAAGGCAACAAATATGATAATGAACTTTTTTGCAACTGGACATGCGACCACAATAGTAtctaatttacaaatattatgtattatgcCTAAACAAGATCAAACTAGCCCAAAGGGTCACTTCCCAGTAAAACCCTACTGCAGTGCACGGTTGCTACAAAAGTTCCTAAGTTTTAAATCAATGAGCCGacacgaattatttgtgattggCGTGCGCTGCAATGGGTTTCCGCCTTTAAGTCTAGACTTAACGAAACGtcacgtaataaaataatatcatcaACATCATTGTTGAAGATACCTGGAAAATTTCGTGTATGGTCGGGTTGTtgtgacaaaaaataaaatattctgagaaaaatataaacaaattgcTGTATACTATCGTATCGCTTGGAAAACTGTCTACAGATTATTTCTTAGTTGTATATGCGTAGACAGTCAACTTAACGATTCGTAGCACTATAGCTATTCTCATATCCTTAATAATGGTAGgaatttaatatacctaattaacTAGTTTATGCAACCAAGCAGAAGCGAGCATAGCGTGCTGTAGAAACAGTGCCACTAGAAGTAGTAACTATATTTTTCTAACACTTAGTAATATTAGACACCAGAAATAAGTCCAAGTTTATATTaggagatttttttaaatatcacatAAATAACGTTAACCTGTATtccaataaataaaacgaaaacaTGCTAATTCTCTGACATAATAAGAAGAAATATACTTGATTCAATAAGTTCTATCGCTGCGCTGGTGCCACACACTTAAGCATagcaaaataaaacatctaAAGATAAAGTTATTGACAGTATCATATGTCTCATTAATTGCTACGCACACTGCGACTTCAACACTTTAATTTGTTATCCGAAATTACTGTCTATATACTGAAGATTTCAAACAAGTTCTCTGAACTGGTTTTACACCTTATACAAGATTCTATGGTAACACTAAACTATGACTTAACTTCTTCTAACTCTCTCAATGTACTTAGTTTGAGTGAGCGCACTAGATCCCATA is a genomic window of Cydia pomonella isolate Wapato2018A chromosome 15, ilCydPomo1, whole genome shotgun sequence containing:
- the LOC133525868 gene encoding uncharacterized protein LOC133525868, whose product is MTLGDMLSHMGVGTKHLSERYSDYAQPSHDQHVFYGYEHSQPSHGHVTYSKHGHGGIHKSNAAMSALTLLAFLFFLHILQQCLRDHMTAMQQPQLMVMTGGRIGEENISKRADIKKIDKSGDISTNDEKQSQADRNENDNKNTFYDDETSEDKYLMKVITADKAPKTGTQKYKYNFKSYSNRSSGFPKFVSASHDYH